A single Vanacampus margaritifer isolate UIUO_Vmar chromosome 7, RoL_Vmar_1.0, whole genome shotgun sequence DNA region contains:
- the rnf11a gene encoding RING finger protein 11a gives MGNCLFSQGADDLSLLNESEAGSLPGEPPPPYQERPQAVPVYHPRPGESRLANQLSEEEQVRIAQRIGLIHHLPRGIFDPGSDPSDRKVKECVICMMDFEYGDPIRFLPCLHIYHLDCIDAWLMRSFTCPSCMEPVDAALLATYEAN, from the exons ATGGGGAACTGCCTGTTTTCTCAAGGAGCGGATGATCTGTCTCTGCTAAACGAGTCTGAGGCGGGCAGTCTGCCGGGAGAGCCACCGCCGCCCTACCAG GAGCGTCCGCAGGCCGTGCCCGTGTACCATCCCAGACCCGGAGAGAGTCGCTTGGCCAACCAGCTGAGCGAGGAGGAGCAGGTGCGCATCGCCCAGCGCATCGGCCTCATCCATCACCTGCCCAGAGGCATCTTCGATCCCGGCTCCGACCCCTCGGATCGCAAAGTCAAAGA GTGTGTGATCTGCATGATGGACTTCGAGTACGGCGACCCCATCCGGTTCCTGCCGTGTCTGCACATCTACCACTTGGACTGCATCGACGCCTGGCTCATGCGCTCCTTCACCTGCCCGTCCTGCATGGAGCCCGTGGACGCCGCGCTGCTCGCCACCTACGAAGCCAACTGA